TCGGGATTGAGGTACGATTCCTTGGAATAATCATACACGGTGGCTTGACGCCAGTTACCATTTCCGCCATCACAGATGCAGGAATAGTTCATATTACAATCAATATAGGTGCCCTTGGTCGATTCCGTACAAGCACCGTAAGAAACCTCGTATGCTTTAGGCAAGCGCCACTTGCCGTTGTCGCACACATAGTTCTTGCCAAGGTTGGCATTGCTGTACGCGTTGGTCACCTTCTTGATTTCGGCGTCATGTTCACTCGTACACATGCCAATTCCGTATATCTGGCCGACAAACATGGCGATGTACTTTTCAAAGTTCGGCACGTTCTTGCCAAGCGCCGAAAGCGTGGTACGGATTGTATCGAAGTTCCTTGTTGTATCCATGGCCCAGTCCGCCAAGGCGACCTTCGCGGCCGTATCACTCCAAAGGCCATCATCCTCAAAATCCGTAGACAGCGTCGTCAGGCGACTCACAATGTCGGCATTCGACAAGCTTTCCTGCAACAGGATTGACGCCGCAAGCAGCTTGCCGTCGTCCTCGTAACGGCCAAAAATCGAGAGATCCTCGAACGCATGGTTATTGGCAGGCCAGCCAAACGCCGCAAGTACTTCGCGTTCGGCCGCAGCCTTCGCCGCAGGGACGTTCTTGTACTTTCCGCTCTGGGTATACAGGTAAATGGCACGCTTGTGCGCCAAATGCCCAAGCAGGTTCACATTGGCCGTCGTCCTTCCGCTCAAGTCCACAAGCGACTTGATGGTCGCTTGCCCGGAAGTCTTTGCCTTCGCATTTTCGTTGTAGTAGTATCCGGTCGCCTGCATCAGGGCGTACTGGTTTTTCAGCGTCACCTTGGTAGACGTGAATTCACCCAGGTCACTCGACACCTCCCATTCAAAAGATGTCCCTGTCGGGTCCAAGGCTTCATCGAGTTCCATCAACCTTACTGCGGAACCACCCGCGTACGGGCCCTTTTCGGCCACGCCCTTGATTGTCAATTTGGATATGGCGACGTTTTCAACAGTCTCGTTCGCACCGACGATACTGGAACTTGATTCGGGAATCCTGCTCGAACTCGACTTTACGGAGCTGCTGGACTTGTTTTCGGCAGAGGAAGACCCGTTCGACGAAGAGGAATCCCCCTTGGAAGAAGACGAGCCGTCCTTGGAAGCGGAAGAGCCATCCTTCGACGAACTAGAACCATCTTTGGAAACGGACGATTTATCCTTCGACGAACTAGAGCCGTCCTTGGAACCGGACGATTTATCCTTCGACGAACTAGAACCGTCTTTGGAACCGGACGATTTATTCTTCGACGAACTAGAACCGTCCTTGGAACCGGACGATTTATCCTTCGACGCCGACGACTCGGGCTCTTCCGTTTTCTGCCAGCTCTTTTCTTCGCACTTGTAATAGATCTCGTCTTCTTTGACGAAAAGGACATCGCCTTCCCTATCCGAGGTACACTTGCCCAAATCGTAAATCGATTCCACAGTGGAACCGTCCTGAGGGAACGCCTTGTCATCGGCCTGGGGCTCGAACGAGGACTCGTCCCCGCAGGCGCCAAGAATAAGAGTCATCCCGATGAAAGGAATAACGGAACGGAAATTTTTCATAAGGACTATTCCTTATCTTTTACGCAACGAAGTGAGAAACCCTTATCCTTTTGATTGTAGCTTCCCGTGTAGTAGCTCAGGTAACCGTAACGGTAGTCTAGGAACCAGTAGATTGCACCCGTAGCCGTGGCCGATTCCACGGAGCTCCAGAAGTTGGCG
This genomic stretch from uncultured Fibrobacter sp. harbors:
- a CDS encoding fibrobacter succinogenes major paralogous domain-containing protein, whose amino-acid sequence is MKNFRSVIPFIGMTLILGACGDESSFEPQADDKAFPQDGSTVESIYDLGKCTSDREGDVLFVKEDEIYYKCEEKSWQKTEEPESSASKDKSSGSKDGSSSSKNKSSGSKDGSSSSKDKSSGSKDGSSSSKDKSSVSKDGSSSSKDGSSASKDGSSSSKGDSSSSNGSSSAENKSSSSVKSSSSRIPESSSSIVGANETVENVAISKLTIKGVAEKGPYAGGSAVRLMELDEALDPTGTSFEWEVSSDLGEFTSTKVTLKNQYALMQATGYYYNENAKAKTSGQATIKSLVDLSGRTTANVNLLGHLAHKRAIYLYTQSGKYKNVPAAKAAAEREVLAAFGWPANNHAFEDLSIFGRYEDDGKLLAASILLQESLSNADIVSRLTTLSTDFEDDGLWSDTAAKVALADWAMDTTRNFDTIRTTLSALGKNVPNFEKYIAMFVGQIYGIGMCTSEHDAEIKKVTNAYSNANLGKNYVCDNGKWRLPKAYEVSYGACTESTKGTYIDCNMNYSCICDGGNGNWRQATVYDYSKESYLNPDYKYGTMKDTRDNRTYKTTTIGTQTWMAENLNYYDEDNPNLVARSWCYSNVPKNCEVGGRLYTWTAAMNLDAKYMKTQADFLIESPHQGICPDGWHVPDSTEWATLKNYVAELEDGYTAYLKSARGWSKTKIKTPSTDAYGFSAIPTGAYHGLHANSSGEYSRYLFDDMSLFANFWAANEAVLQTGAHYWYLDFRYSTLGLYNSKYNEKDRGFSLRCIKN